A portion of the Bradysia coprophila strain Holo2 unplaced genomic scaffold, BU_Bcop_v1 contig_297, whole genome shotgun sequence genome contains these proteins:
- the LOC119078437 gene encoding chromodomain-helicase-DNA-binding protein 1 isoform X2 translates to MDQEDKTDSDNDSSSDSKSGSSSGSDSDSGSASSSSSGASHNSSRSKRSNDSSKSHLSENESTSVPNTVNNVSQNQSKSTNSNSSDDDDDDEEEEENDSNAEDENNDKSSEEDVQQDCVTSTKSSFDEEDEEYTVRKSVRTKKAPPKKAAPAKRKKTTWTSATSESENSISDSEEETRRPPPKRKQPVKRKNQKSQYSSESDSDDENKRAATRRAAAAVSYKEASEDEKTDSEDLIDVDYDEAAAAAAAEAETEKCETIERIVGRRVGKKGCTGNQTTIYAVEENGDQNEMADDNDEKEEQYLIKWKGWSYIHNTWESDSSLKEQKVKGLKKLENYVKREKDIEYWKTYATPEDIDYFECQFELQQDLLKSYNNIDRIIAQMNKQDGSVDYLCKWECLPYSDATWEDISLVQRKWNDKIVEFDSREGSKKTPSRHCKVLRSRPRFHHLKEQPEYMGVDRGLLLRDYQMDGLNWLILTWCKDNSVILADEMGLGKTIQTICFLNYLFKAQSLHGPFLCVVPLSTMTAWQREFAIWAPDMNIVTYLGDVQSREIIRQYEWSFDGSQSLKFNAILTTYEILLKDKAFLGSISWAALLVDEAHRLKNDDSLLYKALYDFETNHRLLITGTPLQNSLKELWALLHFIMPSKFETWEDFEKEHGNAEEKGYGKLHKQLEPYILRRVKKDVEKSLPAKVEQILRVEMTSVQKQYYKWILTKNFNALRKGVKGSTSTFLNIVIELKKCCNHAMLIRPLEYEAAMNQNDAIQMLLKGSGKLVLLDKLLCRLRQTGHRVLIFSQMVRMLDIIAEYLQKRHFPFQRLDGSIKGEIRKQALDHFNAEGSPDFCFLLSTRAGGLGINLATADTVIIFDSDWNPQNDLQAQARAHRIGQKNQVNIYRLVTARSVEEEIVERAKQKMVLDHLVIQRMDTTGRTVLDRNGSTNTTPFNKDDLSAILKFGAEELFKDEPEADGDDLVCDIDEILRRAETRDEAPAMIGDELLSAFKVASFAAFDENETDAGAQESQDGDTKDWDDIIPEKIRKAVEEQEKSKEMEDLYLPPRRKTLQQINQQSEGAGRSKKRRKQTDDESDEASEASGDGLPKKRGRPSVREKIANFNDAELRRFIKAYKKFPAPLKRLEAIACDAELQEKPLADLKKLAEQLHQRCVTFLEEHAKDVPNVEEKKKRGARAGCSVKFGGVSFNAKTLIACEEELKPLDEVMPANAEERLKWTLSIKTRPAAFDVDWTNDDDSKLLVGIYQYGLGSWEAMKMDPSLNIAEKILSNENKKPQAKHLQSRSEYLLKLIRKNVELKKGVAKKKKPRKATVKTKEIVENDAVSSDEEKKKKETGKGPDTDANHVEDVTNGPKESVKKTKAAKAHKEPKKSKKKADGPMHFTANNEPRALDVLGDLDPTIFNECKEKMRPVKKALKALDNPDQSLSNQEQVNHTRACLLSIGKQIDVCLAAYKEPDKIKEWRSNLWYFVSKFTEFDAKKLFKLYKHALKQTEEASSTSAAASPTKEAKETKKKDLKTDEVDGNDGERSKEKKERKEKKKHKDKDKTKISKKDRDADAKSANNLTANRLDNGKDESLKRKLEDGECEPDGKEYKRNAHIDNRREREKDERKKWSPSSSDRIRRNSGNLPTIPPPRGAAPTTPQRLPVYIDPRSDPRAPSGTYGESDRWNQRDRFSEHKRDRFDNSYNNRAAPHGYHRERDHRDRDRDRDRRNDKRRYPPQQGYPPHYMPPNAYYPSGSVDIPPATGYRESRYPPPGSGMEWSRERDYGDYRREYDRRPPPPANT, encoded by the exons ATGGATCAG GAGGACAAAACTGATTCAGATAACGATTCTAGCAGTGATAGCAAAAGTGGCTCCTCTTCTGGCTCTGACAG CGATTCTGGATCAGCATCATCCAGTTCAAGTGGTGCTAGTCACAACTCATCAAGGTCGAAACGATCAAATGACAGCAGTAAGTCCCATTTAAGTGAAAACGAGAGCACGTCAGTTCCAAATACAGTCAACAATGTCAgtcaaaatcaatcgaaaagcacgaattcaaattcatcggacgatgatgatgacgatgaggAGGAAGAAGAAAACGATTCAAATGCTGAAGatgaaaataatgataaatCGTCGGAGGAGGATGTGCAACAGGATTGTGTGACGTCAACGAAAAGTAGCTTTGAT GAGGAAGATGAAGAATACACCGTACGGAAAAGTGTACGAACGAAAAAGGCACCACCGAAGAAGGCTGCACCGGCAAAGCGCAAGAAAAC CACTTGGACGTCGGCCACATCAGAGAGTGAGAATAGCATTAGCGACAGTGAAGAGGAAACTCGAAGGCCACCACCGAAGCGTAAACAGCCTGTCAAAAGGAAGAACCAAAAGTCACAATATTCATCCGAAAGTGATTCCGATGATGAGAACAAACG AGCGGCCACACGCAGGGCAGCGGCTGCAGTCAGTTACAAAGAAGCGAGTGAAGATGAAAAAACCGACTCGGAAGATCTTATCGACGTGGACTACGATGAAGCGGCAGCAGCTGCAGCGGCTGAGGCCGAAACAGAAAAGTGCGAAACAATCGAACGCATTGTCGGTCGCCGTGTTGGTAAGAAAGGATGTACTGGCAATCAGACCACCATTTATGCGGTGGAAGAGAATGGCGACCAGAACGAAATGGCCGATGATAATGACGAAAAAGAGGAACAGTATCTGATCAAATGGAAAGGCTGGTCGTACATCCACAACACCTGGGAATCGGATTCGTCGTTGAAAGAGCAAAAGGTCAAAGGCTTaaagaaattagaaaattatgTGAAGCGAGAGAAGGACATCGAATATTGGAAAACGTACGCAACCCCCGAAGACATCGACTACTTTGAGTGTCAGTTCGAACTGCAACAGGATCTGCTGAAAAGTTACAACAACATCGACCGAATTATTGCACAAATGAACAAACAGGATGGTAGCGTGGACTACCTATGCAAATGGGAATGTCTGCCCTATTCCGACGCAACGTGGGAGGACATTAGTTTAGTTCAACGGAAGTGGAACGATAAAATCGTCGAATTTGATAGCAGAGAGGGTTCGAAAAAAACTCCGTCCAGGCATTGCAAAGTGTTACGAAGTCGGCCAAGGTTTCACCATTTAAAGGAACAGCCGGAATATATGGGCGTTGATCGAGGGCTGCTGTTACGAGATTATCAAATGGATGGTTTGAATTGGTTGATTCTGACGTGGTGCAAAGATAACTCCGTCATTTTGGCGGACGAAATGGGTCTCGGGAAGACAATTCAAACGATTTGCTTTTTGAATTATCTGTTCAAAGCTCAGTCGTTGCACGGACCGTTTCTTTGTGTGGTTCCATTGAGCACAATGACGGCGTGGCAGAGAGAATTCGCAATATGGGCGCCAGACATGAACATTGTTACATATCTGGGCGACGTGCAATCGAGAGAGATTATTCGTCAGTACGAATGGAGTTTCGACGGTTCGCAGTCACTAAAATTCAACGCCATACTCACCACTTACGAAATTTTACTCAAAGACAAAGCATTCCTAGGAAGCATCAGTTGGGCAGCTCTACTAGTCGACGAGGCTCATCGGCTGAAAAACGATGACTCTCTGCTCTACAAAGCTCTGTACGACTTTGAAACCAATCATCGACTACTCATCACCGGCACGCCGCTACAGAATTCGCTCAAAGAACTGTGGGCCCTGCTGCACTTTATCATGCCGTCGAAGTTTGAGACGTGGGAGGATTTCGAAAAGGAACACGGCAATGCTGAAGAAAAGGGCTACGGTAAATTGCACAAGCAACTCGAACCGTACATCCTGCGCCGAGTGAAGAAGGATGTGGAAAAGAGTCTGCCAGCCAAAGTCGAACAAATTTTGCGCGTCGAAATGACATCCGTACAGAAGCAATATTACAAATGGATTCTAACGAAAAACTTTAACGCTTTGCGCAAAGGAGTGAAGGGATCCACGAGCACGTTCCTGAACATTGTGAtcgaattgaagaaatgtTGCAATCATGCGATGCTCATACGACCGCTGGAATATGAAGCGGCCATGAATCAAAATGATGCCATTCAAATGCTGCTGAAAGGATCGGGCAAACTAGTATTGTTAGACAAATTGTTGTGTCGCTTAAGGCAAACGGGTCATCGGGTGTTGATATTTTCGCAAATGGTTCGTATGCTCGACATAATTGCCGAGTACTTACAAAAGAGACATTTTCCGTTTCAACGGCTGGACGGTAGTATTAAGGGTGAAATTCGTAAGCAAGCACTCGATCACTTCAATGCCGAAGGCAGTCCCGATTTTTGCTTCTTATTGTCGACGAGAGCCGGAGGTTTAGGAATTAATTTAGCCACTGCTGACACtgtgataattttcgattccGATTGGAATCCACAAAATGATCTTCAAGCACAAGCGCGAGCCCATCGTATCGGTCAGAAGAATCAAGTGAACATTTACCGGCTGGTAACAGCCCGTTCGGTCGAAGAAGAAATTGTTGAAAGGGCCAAACAGAAAATGGTACTCGACCATCTGGTCATACAACGGATGGACACGACTGGAAGAACGGTTCTGGATAGGAATGGATCAACGAATACGACACCGTTCAATAAGGATGATCTGTCGGCGATCCTGAAGTTCGGCGCCGAAGAACTGTTCAAAGACGAGCCCGAAGCCGATGGTGACGATTTAGTTTGTGATATCGATGAGATTCTTCGACGTGCGGAAACGAGAGATGAAGCACCCGCAATGATTGGCGATGAATTGTTGTCGGCATTCAAGGTAGCTAGTTTTGCAGcatttgacgaaaatgaaaCGGATGCCGGTGCTCAGGAGAGTCAAGACGGTGATACGAAAGACTGGGACGACATAATACCCGAAAAGATACGGAAAGCCGTCGAGGAACAAGAAAAATCCAAAGAAATGGAGGACCTGTACTTACCGCCCAGACGGAAAACTTTGCAACAAATCAACCAACAAAGTGAAGGCGCCGGACGTAGTAAGAAACGTCGAAAGCAAACCGACGACGAATCGGATGAAGCCAGTGAGGCCAGTGGTGATGGATTACCAAAGAAACGCGGCCGTCCGTCGGTGAGAGAGAAAATAGCCAACTTCAATGATGCAGAGCTGCGTCGATTTATCAAAGCGTACAAAAAGTTCCCTGCCCCGTTGAAGCGATTAGAGGCCATTGCGTGCGATGCTGAACTCCAAGAAAAACCCCTAGCCGATCTCAAAAAGTTAGCCGAACAATTACATCAAAGGTGTGTGACATTCCTGGAAGAGCATGCGAAAGACGTGCCGAACgttgaagagaagaagaaacgaGGCGCCCGAGCCGGTTGCTCAGTGAAATTTGGCGGAGTTTCGTTCAATGCAAAGACATTGATTGCGTGCGAGGAAGAACTGAAACCGTTAGATGAAGTGATGCCAGCCAATGCAGAAGAGCGACTGAAATGGACATTAAGCATTAAGACACGGCCAGCCGCATTCGATGTTGATTGGACGAATGACGATGATTCCAAGCTACTAGTCGGCATTTATCAATACGGTTTGGGCTCATGGGAGGCTATGAAAATGGATCCGTCGCTGAACATTGCGGAGAAGATCTTGtcgaatgaaaacaaaaaacctcAGGCGAAGCATCTGCAGTCACGGTCAGAGTACTTGCTGAAATTGATTCGGAAAAATGTGGAGCTCAAGAAGGGTGTcgcaaagaagaagaaaccgCGCAAAGCCACCGTCAAAACGAAAGAAATCGTTGAGAACGATGCCGTGTCTTCGGACgaggaaaagaagaaaaaggaaACGGGTAAAGGACCAGACACGGATGCTAATCATGTTGAGGACGTGACAAATGGACCGAAAGAAAGTGTGAAAAAGACCAAAGCCGCCAAAGCGCACAAGGAACCGAAAAAGAGTAAAAAGAAGGCTGACGGTCCGATGCATTTCACTGCGAACAATGAACCGCGTGCTCTGGACGTCTTAGGCGATCTTGACCCAACCATTTTCAACGAATGCAAAGAGAAAATGAGGCCGGTGAAAAAGGCACTGAAAGCTTTGGACAATCCGGATCAAAGTTTAAGCAATCAAGAACAAGTCAATCACACACGGGCCTGCCTACTCAGTATTGGTAAACAAATCGATGTTTGCTTAGCGGCGTACAAGGAACCGGACAAAATCAAAGAGTGGCGAAGCAATTTGTGGTATTTCGTATCCAAATTCACCGAATTCGATGCCAAAAAGTTGTTTAAGTTGTACAAACACGCGCTGAAACAAACGGAGGAGGCAAGTTCGACCAGTGCCGCTGCTTCACCGACCAAGGAGGCTAAAGAAACTAAGAAAAAAGATCTGAAAACCGATGAAGTGGACGGTAACGATGGTGAACGGTCTAAGGAGAAAAAGGAGCgcaaagagaagaagaagcacAAGGACAAAGACAAAACTAAAATCAGCAAAAAGGATCGAGATGCAGATGCAAAATCGGCTAACAACTTGACGGCAAACCGTTTGGACAATGGCAAAGATGAAAGTCTCAAGCGAAAATTGGAGGATGGCGAATGTGAACCAGATGGAAAGGAGTACAAACGTAATGCGCACATAGATAATCG TCGTGAACGGGAAAAAGACGAACGCAAAAAATGGTCACCCAGCTCATCCGACCGAATCCGACGCAATTCTGGAAATCTTCCAACAATACCGCCGCCGAGAGGTGCAGCACCGACTACACCGCAACGCTTACCTGTTTATATAGACCCACGTAGTGATCCGCGAGCTCCATCTGGAACTTATGGTGAATCGGATCGATGGAATCAACGAGATCG ATTTAGCGAACACAAAAGGGATCGATTCGACAATAGTTATAATAATCGAGCGGCACCGCATGGATATCATAGGGAACGTGATCATCGCGACAGGGACAGAGATAGAGACAGACGAAATGATAAGAGAAG ATACCCGCCACAACAAGGCTATCCGCCTCACTACATGCCACCAAATGCATATTATCCGAGCGGTTCAGTCGACATTCCACCAGCGACAGGTTATCGTGAAAGTCGATATCCTCCTCCGGGCAGCGGCATGGAATGGAGCCGTGAACGAGATTACGGCGATTATCGACGTGAATATGATCGACGACCGCCGCCACCAGCAAATacataa
- the LOC119078437 gene encoding chromodomain-helicase-DNA-binding protein 1 isoform X1 produces the protein MDQEDKTDSDNDSSSDSKSGSSSGSDSDSGSASSSSSGASHNSSRSKRSNDSSKSHLSENESTSVPNTVNNVSQNQSKSTNSNSSDDDDDDEEEEENDSNAEDENNDKSSEEDVQQDCVTSTKSSFDEEDEEYTVRKSVRTKKAPPKKAAPAKRKKTTWTSATSESENSISDSEEETRRPPPKRKQPVKRKNQKSQYSSESDSDDENKRAATRRAAAAVSYKEASEDEKTDSEDLIDVDYDEAAAAAAAEAETEKCETIERIVGRRVGKKGCTGNQTTIYAVEENGDQNEMADDNDEKEEQYLIKWKGWSYIHNTWESDSSLKEQKVKGLKKLENYVKREKDIEYWKTYATPEDIDYFECQFELQQDLLKSYNNIDRIIAQMNKQDGSVDYLCKWECLPYSDATWEDISLVQRKWNDKIVEFDSREGSKKTPSRHCKVLRSRPRFHHLKEQPEYMGVDRGLLLRDYQMDGLNWLILTWCKDNSVILADEMGLGKTIQTICFLNYLFKAQSLHGPFLCVVPLSTMTAWQREFAIWAPDMNIVTYLGDVQSREIIRQYEWSFDGSQSLKFNAILTTYEILLKDKAFLGSISWAALLVDEAHRLKNDDSLLYKALYDFETNHRLLITGTPLQNSLKELWALLHFIMPSKFETWEDFEKEHGNAEEKGYGKLHKQLEPYILRRVKKDVEKSLPAKVEQILRVEMTSVQKQYYKWILTKNFNALRKGVKGSTSTFLNIVIELKKCCNHAMLIRPLEYEAAMNQNDAIQMLLKGSGKLVLLDKLLCRLRQTGHRVLIFSQMVRMLDIIAEYLQKRHFPFQRLDGSIKGEIRKQALDHFNAEGSPDFCFLLSTRAGGLGINLATADTVIIFDSDWNPQNDLQAQARAHRIGQKNQVNIYRLVTARSVEEEIVERAKQKMVLDHLVIQRMDTTGRTVLDRNGSTNTTPFNKDDLSAILKFGAEELFKDEPEADGDDLVCDIDEILRRAETRDEAPAMIGDELLSAFKVASFAAFDENETDAGAQESQDGDTKDWDDIIPEKIRKAVEEQEKSKEMEDLYLPPRRKTLQQINQQSEGAGRSKKRRKQTDDESDEASEASGDGLPKKRGRPSVREKIANFNDAELRRFIKAYKKFPAPLKRLEAIACDAELQEKPLADLKKLAEQLHQRCVTFLEEHAKDVPNVEEKKKRGARAGCSVKFGGVSFNAKTLIACEEELKPLDEVMPANAEERLKWTLSIKTRPAAFDVDWTNDDDSKLLVGIYQYGLGSWEAMKMDPSLNIAEKILSNENKKPQAKHLQSRSEYLLKLIRKNVELKKGVAKKKKPRKATVKTKEIVENDAVSSDEEKKKKETGKGPDTDANHVEDVTNGPKESVKKTKAAKAHKEPKKSKKKADGPMHFTANNEPRALDVLGDLDPTIFNECKEKMRPVKKALKALDNPDQSLSNQEQVNHTRACLLSIGKQIDVCLAAYKEPDKIKEWRSNLWYFVSKFTEFDAKKLFKLYKHALKQTEEASSTSAAASPTKEAKETKKKDLKTDEVDGNDGERSKEKKERKEKKKHKDKDKTKISKKDRDADAKSANNLTANRLDNGKDESLKRKLEDGECEPDGKEYKRNAHIDNRSREREKDERKKWSPSSSDRIRRNSGNLPTIPPPRGAAPTTPQRLPVYIDPRSDPRAPSGTYGESDRWNQRDRFSEHKRDRFDNSYNNRAAPHGYHRERDHRDRDRDRDRRNDKRRYPPQQGYPPHYMPPNAYYPSGSVDIPPATGYRESRYPPPGSGMEWSRERDYGDYRREYDRRPPPPANT, from the exons ATGGATCAG GAGGACAAAACTGATTCAGATAACGATTCTAGCAGTGATAGCAAAAGTGGCTCCTCTTCTGGCTCTGACAG CGATTCTGGATCAGCATCATCCAGTTCAAGTGGTGCTAGTCACAACTCATCAAGGTCGAAACGATCAAATGACAGCAGTAAGTCCCATTTAAGTGAAAACGAGAGCACGTCAGTTCCAAATACAGTCAACAATGTCAgtcaaaatcaatcgaaaagcacgaattcaaattcatcggacgatgatgatgacgatgaggAGGAAGAAGAAAACGATTCAAATGCTGAAGatgaaaataatgataaatCGTCGGAGGAGGATGTGCAACAGGATTGTGTGACGTCAACGAAAAGTAGCTTTGAT GAGGAAGATGAAGAATACACCGTACGGAAAAGTGTACGAACGAAAAAGGCACCACCGAAGAAGGCTGCACCGGCAAAGCGCAAGAAAAC CACTTGGACGTCGGCCACATCAGAGAGTGAGAATAGCATTAGCGACAGTGAAGAGGAAACTCGAAGGCCACCACCGAAGCGTAAACAGCCTGTCAAAAGGAAGAACCAAAAGTCACAATATTCATCCGAAAGTGATTCCGATGATGAGAACAAACG AGCGGCCACACGCAGGGCAGCGGCTGCAGTCAGTTACAAAGAAGCGAGTGAAGATGAAAAAACCGACTCGGAAGATCTTATCGACGTGGACTACGATGAAGCGGCAGCAGCTGCAGCGGCTGAGGCCGAAACAGAAAAGTGCGAAACAATCGAACGCATTGTCGGTCGCCGTGTTGGTAAGAAAGGATGTACTGGCAATCAGACCACCATTTATGCGGTGGAAGAGAATGGCGACCAGAACGAAATGGCCGATGATAATGACGAAAAAGAGGAACAGTATCTGATCAAATGGAAAGGCTGGTCGTACATCCACAACACCTGGGAATCGGATTCGTCGTTGAAAGAGCAAAAGGTCAAAGGCTTaaagaaattagaaaattatgTGAAGCGAGAGAAGGACATCGAATATTGGAAAACGTACGCAACCCCCGAAGACATCGACTACTTTGAGTGTCAGTTCGAACTGCAACAGGATCTGCTGAAAAGTTACAACAACATCGACCGAATTATTGCACAAATGAACAAACAGGATGGTAGCGTGGACTACCTATGCAAATGGGAATGTCTGCCCTATTCCGACGCAACGTGGGAGGACATTAGTTTAGTTCAACGGAAGTGGAACGATAAAATCGTCGAATTTGATAGCAGAGAGGGTTCGAAAAAAACTCCGTCCAGGCATTGCAAAGTGTTACGAAGTCGGCCAAGGTTTCACCATTTAAAGGAACAGCCGGAATATATGGGCGTTGATCGAGGGCTGCTGTTACGAGATTATCAAATGGATGGTTTGAATTGGTTGATTCTGACGTGGTGCAAAGATAACTCCGTCATTTTGGCGGACGAAATGGGTCTCGGGAAGACAATTCAAACGATTTGCTTTTTGAATTATCTGTTCAAAGCTCAGTCGTTGCACGGACCGTTTCTTTGTGTGGTTCCATTGAGCACAATGACGGCGTGGCAGAGAGAATTCGCAATATGGGCGCCAGACATGAACATTGTTACATATCTGGGCGACGTGCAATCGAGAGAGATTATTCGTCAGTACGAATGGAGTTTCGACGGTTCGCAGTCACTAAAATTCAACGCCATACTCACCACTTACGAAATTTTACTCAAAGACAAAGCATTCCTAGGAAGCATCAGTTGGGCAGCTCTACTAGTCGACGAGGCTCATCGGCTGAAAAACGATGACTCTCTGCTCTACAAAGCTCTGTACGACTTTGAAACCAATCATCGACTACTCATCACCGGCACGCCGCTACAGAATTCGCTCAAAGAACTGTGGGCCCTGCTGCACTTTATCATGCCGTCGAAGTTTGAGACGTGGGAGGATTTCGAAAAGGAACACGGCAATGCTGAAGAAAAGGGCTACGGTAAATTGCACAAGCAACTCGAACCGTACATCCTGCGCCGAGTGAAGAAGGATGTGGAAAAGAGTCTGCCAGCCAAAGTCGAACAAATTTTGCGCGTCGAAATGACATCCGTACAGAAGCAATATTACAAATGGATTCTAACGAAAAACTTTAACGCTTTGCGCAAAGGAGTGAAGGGATCCACGAGCACGTTCCTGAACATTGTGAtcgaattgaagaaatgtTGCAATCATGCGATGCTCATACGACCGCTGGAATATGAAGCGGCCATGAATCAAAATGATGCCATTCAAATGCTGCTGAAAGGATCGGGCAAACTAGTATTGTTAGACAAATTGTTGTGTCGCTTAAGGCAAACGGGTCATCGGGTGTTGATATTTTCGCAAATGGTTCGTATGCTCGACATAATTGCCGAGTACTTACAAAAGAGACATTTTCCGTTTCAACGGCTGGACGGTAGTATTAAGGGTGAAATTCGTAAGCAAGCACTCGATCACTTCAATGCCGAAGGCAGTCCCGATTTTTGCTTCTTATTGTCGACGAGAGCCGGAGGTTTAGGAATTAATTTAGCCACTGCTGACACtgtgataattttcgattccGATTGGAATCCACAAAATGATCTTCAAGCACAAGCGCGAGCCCATCGTATCGGTCAGAAGAATCAAGTGAACATTTACCGGCTGGTAACAGCCCGTTCGGTCGAAGAAGAAATTGTTGAAAGGGCCAAACAGAAAATGGTACTCGACCATCTGGTCATACAACGGATGGACACGACTGGAAGAACGGTTCTGGATAGGAATGGATCAACGAATACGACACCGTTCAATAAGGATGATCTGTCGGCGATCCTGAAGTTCGGCGCCGAAGAACTGTTCAAAGACGAGCCCGAAGCCGATGGTGACGATTTAGTTTGTGATATCGATGAGATTCTTCGACGTGCGGAAACGAGAGATGAAGCACCCGCAATGATTGGCGATGAATTGTTGTCGGCATTCAAGGTAGCTAGTTTTGCAGcatttgacgaaaatgaaaCGGATGCCGGTGCTCAGGAGAGTCAAGACGGTGATACGAAAGACTGGGACGACATAATACCCGAAAAGATACGGAAAGCCGTCGAGGAACAAGAAAAATCCAAAGAAATGGAGGACCTGTACTTACCGCCCAGACGGAAAACTTTGCAACAAATCAACCAACAAAGTGAAGGCGCCGGACGTAGTAAGAAACGTCGAAAGCAAACCGACGACGAATCGGATGAAGCCAGTGAGGCCAGTGGTGATGGATTACCAAAGAAACGCGGCCGTCCGTCGGTGAGAGAGAAAATAGCCAACTTCAATGATGCAGAGCTGCGTCGATTTATCAAAGCGTACAAAAAGTTCCCTGCCCCGTTGAAGCGATTAGAGGCCATTGCGTGCGATGCTGAACTCCAAGAAAAACCCCTAGCCGATCTCAAAAAGTTAGCCGAACAATTACATCAAAGGTGTGTGACATTCCTGGAAGAGCATGCGAAAGACGTGCCGAACgttgaagagaagaagaaacgaGGCGCCCGAGCCGGTTGCTCAGTGAAATTTGGCGGAGTTTCGTTCAATGCAAAGACATTGATTGCGTGCGAGGAAGAACTGAAACCGTTAGATGAAGTGATGCCAGCCAATGCAGAAGAGCGACTGAAATGGACATTAAGCATTAAGACACGGCCAGCCGCATTCGATGTTGATTGGACGAATGACGATGATTCCAAGCTACTAGTCGGCATTTATCAATACGGTTTGGGCTCATGGGAGGCTATGAAAATGGATCCGTCGCTGAACATTGCGGAGAAGATCTTGtcgaatgaaaacaaaaaacctcAGGCGAAGCATCTGCAGTCACGGTCAGAGTACTTGCTGAAATTGATTCGGAAAAATGTGGAGCTCAAGAAGGGTGTcgcaaagaagaagaaaccgCGCAAAGCCACCGTCAAAACGAAAGAAATCGTTGAGAACGATGCCGTGTCTTCGGACgaggaaaagaagaaaaaggaaACGGGTAAAGGACCAGACACGGATGCTAATCATGTTGAGGACGTGACAAATGGACCGAAAGAAAGTGTGAAAAAGACCAAAGCCGCCAAAGCGCACAAGGAACCGAAAAAGAGTAAAAAGAAGGCTGACGGTCCGATGCATTTCACTGCGAACAATGAACCGCGTGCTCTGGACGTCTTAGGCGATCTTGACCCAACCATTTTCAACGAATGCAAAGAGAAAATGAGGCCGGTGAAAAAGGCACTGAAAGCTTTGGACAATCCGGATCAAAGTTTAAGCAATCAAGAACAAGTCAATCACACACGGGCCTGCCTACTCAGTATTGGTAAACAAATCGATGTTTGCTTAGCGGCGTACAAGGAACCGGACAAAATCAAAGAGTGGCGAAGCAATTTGTGGTATTTCGTATCCAAATTCACCGAATTCGATGCCAAAAAGTTGTTTAAGTTGTACAAACACGCGCTGAAACAAACGGAGGAGGCAAGTTCGACCAGTGCCGCTGCTTCACCGACCAAGGAGGCTAAAGAAACTAAGAAAAAAGATCTGAAAACCGATGAAGTGGACGGTAACGATGGTGAACGGTCTAAGGAGAAAAAGGAGCgcaaagagaagaagaagcacAAGGACAAAGACAAAACTAAAATCAGCAAAAAGGATCGAGATGCAGATGCAAAATCGGCTAACAACTTGACGGCAAACCGTTTGGACAATGGCAAAGATGAAAGTCTCAAGCGAAAATTGGAGGATGGCGAATGTGAACCAGATGGAAAGGAGTACAAACGTAATGCGCACATAGATAATCG CAGTCGTGAACGGGAAAAAGACGAACGCAAAAAATGGTCACCCAGCTCATCCGACCGAATCCGACGCAATTCTGGAAATCTTCCAACAATACCGCCGCCGAGAGGTGCAGCACCGACTACACCGCAACGCTTACCTGTTTATATAGACCCACGTAGTGATCCGCGAGCTCCATCTGGAACTTATGGTGAATCGGATCGATGGAATCAACGAGATCG ATTTAGCGAACACAAAAGGGATCGATTCGACAATAGTTATAATAATCGAGCGGCACCGCATGGATATCATAGGGAACGTGATCATCGCGACAGGGACAGAGATAGAGACAGACGAAATGATAAGAGAAG ATACCCGCCACAACAAGGCTATCCGCCTCACTACATGCCACCAAATGCATATTATCCGAGCGGTTCAGTCGACATTCCACCAGCGACAGGTTATCGTGAAAGTCGATATCCTCCTCCGGGCAGCGGCATGGAATGGAGCCGTGAACGAGATTACGGCGATTATCGACGTGAATATGATCGACGACCGCCGCCACCAGCAAATacataa